A DNA window from Sphingopyxis macrogoltabida contains the following coding sequences:
- a CDS encoding ATP-binding protein: MMFHRTGSHFGEVQKSLARALYEAGQTDREIADACSTSVNNIAWWRKEEGLGEHVPAAAAARAAERIAEARYIEPPRRNAPAPDQPRLSPPSSSPSVTEPRLITPAQAQEAFAAPVQPAGENALEIGDRIDGKAFVDLEELLTTRLLIQGNSGSGKTHLLRRLLEECAGIVQQVIIDPEGDFISFGEAFGHTVINAADFNTGRLASIAGRTRRARGSVVLNLDGLDIDGQMDAVAAFLGGLFDAPAEDWHPAIVAVDEAHLFAPTGDNGEDRDTRKASLQAMQNLMCRGRKRGLAGIIATQRLSKLHKNVAAEASNFLLGRTFLDIDINRAVDLLGLARQDGERVRNLVRGHFLALGPAISRRPMMVTVGPCMTQGKAGAEKGITPLPAMRPEDMQALLLADDAEDEDDNVVPLHGRAK; the protein is encoded by the coding sequence ATGATGTTCCACCGCACCGGCTCCCACTTCGGCGAAGTTCAAAAGTCGCTGGCGCGCGCCCTGTACGAGGCCGGGCAGACCGACCGCGAGATTGCGGACGCCTGCTCGACCTCCGTCAACAATATCGCTTGGTGGCGCAAGGAGGAGGGGCTGGGCGAGCACGTCCCGGCCGCCGCCGCCGCGCGCGCCGCCGAGCGGATTGCCGAGGCGCGCTATATCGAACCCCCACGGCGCAACGCCCCCGCGCCGGATCAGCCGCGGCTCTCGCCGCCTTCCTCATCCCCCTCGGTGACGGAGCCGCGGCTGATCACTCCCGCACAAGCTCAGGAGGCGTTTGCCGCGCCGGTTCAACCGGCCGGCGAGAATGCCCTTGAGATCGGCGACCGCATCGACGGCAAGGCTTTCGTCGACCTTGAGGAATTGCTGACGACGCGCCTGCTCATTCAGGGCAACAGCGGCAGCGGCAAGACGCACCTGTTGCGCCGCCTGCTCGAAGAATGCGCGGGCATCGTTCAGCAGGTCATCATTGACCCCGAAGGCGATTTCATCAGCTTCGGTGAGGCGTTCGGCCATACGGTCATCAATGCGGCCGACTTCAACACCGGGCGCCTCGCGTCGATCGCGGGCAGGACCCGCCGCGCGCGGGGGTCCGTCGTGCTCAACCTCGACGGGCTCGATATCGACGGGCAGATGGATGCCGTGGCCGCGTTCCTCGGCGGCTTGTTCGACGCCCCGGCCGAAGACTGGCACCCGGCAATCGTTGCGGTCGACGAGGCTCACCTGTTCGCGCCGACCGGCGACAATGGCGAAGATCGCGACACCCGCAAGGCCAGCCTGCAGGCGATGCAAAACCTTATGTGCCGGGGCCGCAAGCGCGGCCTCGCGGGCATCATCGCAACGCAGCGCCTGTCGAAGCTTCACAAGAATGTCGCCGCCGAGGCGAGCAATTTCCTGCTTGGCCGGACCTTCCTCGACATCGACATCAACCGTGCCGTCGATCTGCTCGGGCTCGCCCGGCAGGACGGCGAGCGCGTCCGCAATCTCGTCCGGGGCCACTTCCTCGCCCTCGGTCCCGCGATCTCCCGCCGGCCGATGATGGTCACCGTCGGCCCCTGCATGACGCAGGGCAAGGCCGGGGCGGAGAAGGGCATCACACCGCTCCCGGCGATGCGCCCCGAGGACATGCAAGCCCTCCTGCTCGCCGACGATGCCGAGGACGAAGACGACAACGTCGTTCCGCTTCACGGGAGGGCGAAATGA
- a CDS encoding DUF6551 family protein: MTAPSRIWINAVGKELPEWVVAAMASPEIADNGSFIIAGGDGETRVERGFAVFDYDGQVYACLPKEVQAKLAATVGADNEAVAELAQKTEAARAPVPAIQRQSREARRAGDKQLRLKPMIGSPPAPQFAQLDQLNVDDTYQRSIEGGASKKLIIKIAENWDWRLCLPLIVSRREGSLYVIDGQHRLEGAKLRGDIRDLPVVVFDFDDPKQEAELFVQANRSRRAMSTLDDFHAAVVAGDAKAVEIHNVVTDAGLIVGRNQAWQYWQPGEVIFVAAIKKALISQGREISTRALTMIAQAFDGLVLTGGGAIFTGLCIFIQSREKDGRPIDADLMVSVLSEVGIPGWKEATEGVDSGQDRIDSMLKAMEEAYAEAESE, from the coding sequence GTGACCGCCCCCTCGCGCATCTGGATCAATGCCGTCGGCAAGGAACTTCCCGAGTGGGTTGTCGCGGCCATGGCATCGCCCGAAATCGCCGATAACGGTAGCTTCATCATCGCGGGCGGCGATGGCGAAACGCGGGTCGAACGTGGTTTCGCTGTCTTCGATTATGACGGGCAGGTCTATGCCTGCCTGCCGAAAGAGGTTCAGGCGAAGCTCGCCGCGACTGTCGGCGCCGACAACGAGGCGGTCGCCGAACTGGCGCAGAAGACCGAGGCGGCCCGCGCGCCGGTCCCGGCCATCCAGCGCCAGAGCCGCGAGGCTCGCCGGGCCGGTGATAAGCAGCTTCGGCTCAAGCCGATGATCGGCTCGCCGCCCGCGCCGCAATTCGCTCAGCTCGACCAGTTGAACGTGGACGACACCTATCAGCGCTCGATCGAGGGCGGGGCGTCGAAGAAGCTGATCATCAAGATCGCCGAGAATTGGGACTGGCGTCTGTGCCTTCCCCTGATCGTCTCGCGCCGTGAAGGCTCGCTCTATGTCATCGACGGCCAGCACCGCCTTGAAGGCGCCAAGCTGCGCGGCGACATTCGCGATCTGCCCGTCGTGGTGTTCGATTTCGACGACCCGAAGCAAGAGGCCGAACTGTTCGTTCAGGCCAACCGCAGCCGCCGCGCGATGTCCACGCTCGACGACTTCCACGCCGCTGTCGTCGCTGGCGACGCCAAGGCGGTCGAGATCCACAATGTCGTCACCGACGCGGGCCTGATCGTCGGCCGCAATCAGGCGTGGCAGTATTGGCAACCGGGCGAGGTGATTTTCGTCGCGGCCATCAAGAAGGCGCTCATTTCGCAGGGCCGGGAAATCTCGACGCGCGCCCTGACCATGATCGCGCAAGCCTTTGACGGGCTGGTGCTGACCGGCGGCGGCGCAATTTTCACCGGGCTCTGCATCTTCATTCAGAGCAGGGAGAAGGACGGCCGGCCGATCGACGCCGACCTGATGGTCAGCGTTCTCTCCGAAGTCGGCATTCCCGGCTGGAAGGAGGCGACCGAAGGCGTCGACAGCGGTCAGGACCGCATCGACTCCATGCTCAAGGCGATGGAAGAAGCCTATGCCGAGGCGGAGTCGGAATGA